In Ruminiclostridium papyrosolvens DSM 2782, the following proteins share a genomic window:
- a CDS encoding MBL fold metallo-hydrolase, producing MVKFCSLFSGSSGNALFIGTEKTKLLIDAGLSGKRILEALCSIGESPAELSAILISHEHSDHVRGAGILSRKADIPIYANESTWCAMETGLGPVKLENKVAFCTGQQFEIGDICVRPFSIPHDAAEPVGFNFFAEGKRITTATDIGHMSEELLEYIVGNDLVLLESNHDTEMLKVGPYPWPLKKRILGDHGHLSNENAAKVVAYLAEKGCTRFILGHLSSENNFPELAYQTTYNALSEKKIAVGSDVELAVALRDRVGHINII from the coding sequence ATGGTCAAGTTTTGCAGTTTATTTAGTGGAAGCAGTGGAAATGCGCTTTTTATTGGTACGGAAAAAACAAAACTTCTTATAGATGCCGGCTTGAGCGGTAAGAGAATACTTGAGGCACTGTGTTCCATTGGTGAAAGTCCGGCGGAACTAAGTGCTATATTAATTTCCCATGAACACTCAGACCATGTTAGGGGTGCCGGAATTCTTTCAAGAAAAGCAGACATTCCCATATATGCAAATGAGTCTACCTGGTGTGCCATGGAAACCGGTCTTGGGCCTGTAAAGCTTGAAAACAAAGTAGCCTTTTGTACCGGTCAGCAGTTTGAAATCGGAGATATATGTGTAAGGCCATTTTCTATTCCCCATGATGCTGCGGAACCCGTAGGTTTTAACTTTTTTGCAGAGGGCAAAAGAATCACAACTGCAACGGATATAGGACATATGAGTGAAGAACTTTTGGAATACATAGTAGGAAATGATCTGGTTTTGTTAGAATCCAACCATGATACGGAGATGCTAAAAGTAGGCCCTTACCCGTGGCCATTGAAAAAAAGAATTCTGGGGGATCACGGTCACTTGTCCAATGAGAATGCAGCGAAGGTAGTAGCATACCTTGCTGAAAAAGGCTGCACCCGTTTTATTTTAGGGCATTTAAGCAGTGAAAACAACTTCCCGGAGCTTGCATATCAGACAACATATAATGCTTTAAGTGAAAAGAAGATAGCAGTGGGAAGTGATGTTGAACTTGCAGTTGCTCTAAGGGACAGGGTGGGACATATTAATATAATATAA
- a CDS encoding UDP-N-acetylglucosamine 1-carboxyvinyltransferase, whose amino-acid sequence MDKFIINGPCPLNGEVTISGAKNAAVAVLPAALIINGISRIENVPDIKDVKVLLEILGKLGAKITKEDANTVICDTREISCWTAPYELVKSMRASYYLLGALIARFGKAEVSLPGGCDFGFRPIDQHIKGFEAMGASVEIEHGIVKVDASKLTGAQIYLDVVSVGATINLMLAAVKANGQTTIENAAKEPHVVDVANFLNAMGANIRGAGTDVIKIKGVDHLKGGGTHSIIPDMIEAGTFMIAAAATQGDVIVKNVIPKHMESLTAKLIEMGVTVQEDEDFIRILGRNKIRNVNIMTLPYPGFPTDLHPQATVLLSLAEGVSTITEGVWDSRFQYVDELKRMGARIKVEGRIAVIDGGNQLSGAPVKATDLRAGAAMVLAGLISKGRTEVLNIKYIDRGYEDFVQKLNILGADISRVPCED is encoded by the coding sequence TTGGATAAGTTTATAATAAATGGGCCATGTCCCCTAAACGGCGAAGTTACAATTAGCGGAGCCAAAAACGCTGCAGTAGCTGTTTTGCCTGCTGCACTCATCATAAACGGCATTAGCCGTATAGAAAATGTTCCTGATATTAAGGATGTAAAAGTTTTATTGGAGATACTCGGTAAGTTAGGTGCTAAGATTACTAAAGAAGATGCCAACACCGTTATATGTGACACCAGAGAAATCAGTTGCTGGACAGCTCCGTATGAACTGGTAAAAAGTATGAGAGCTTCATATTATTTATTGGGGGCATTGATTGCAAGGTTCGGAAAAGCGGAGGTATCACTTCCCGGCGGTTGTGATTTTGGATTCAGACCTATTGATCAACACATAAAGGGTTTTGAAGCAATGGGTGCTAGTGTAGAAATAGAGCATGGTATTGTTAAGGTTGATGCCTCAAAGCTAACGGGAGCTCAGATTTACCTTGATGTTGTAAGCGTAGGTGCTACTATAAACCTGATGCTGGCAGCCGTAAAGGCAAATGGGCAGACTACTATCGAGAATGCTGCCAAGGAGCCACATGTAGTTGATGTTGCTAACTTTCTTAACGCTATGGGTGCAAACATCAGAGGTGCCGGAACAGATGTAATAAAGATAAAGGGTGTAGACCACCTAAAAGGCGGAGGAACTCACTCCATTATTCCTGACATGATTGAGGCGGGAACATTTATGATTGCTGCCGCTGCTACGCAGGGAGATGTAATTGTAAAAAATGTTATTCCCAAGCATATGGAATCTCTCACTGCAAAGCTTATTGAAATGGGCGTTACCGTTCAGGAAGATGAAGATTTCATAAGAATTTTAGGCAGAAATAAGATTCGAAATGTAAACATAATGACGTTACCTTATCCGGGATTTCCTACAGACCTTCATCCCCAAGCAACTGTGCTTTTAAGCCTTGCAGAGGGTGTAAGTACAATTACTGAAGGCGTATGGGATTCCAGATTCCAGTATGTAGATGAATTAAAAAGAATGGGTGCAAGGATTAAGGTTGAAGGAAGAATTGCTGTCATAGACGGTGGAAATCAACTTTCAGGTGCGCCTGTAAAAGCTACTGATTTGAGGGCAGGGGCTGCAATGGTTCTTGCAGGATTAATCTCAAAAGGTCGTACTGAAGTTTTAAATATTAAATATATAGACAGAGGATACGAGGACTTTGTACAGAAGCTGAATATTCTCGGAGCTGACATCAGCAGGGTACCGTGCGAGGATTAA
- a CDS encoding response regulator has product MSKKILIVDDEKNIVDILKFNLKKEGYDTIEAYDGEEAVNLALSQNPDLILLDIMLPKMDGFTVCRKLRQSISTPILMLTAKEEEVDKVLGLELGADDYITKPFSPRELMARVKANLRRLIPGEQPGEDTNSHINKYGDLTIDIDRYEIKRGEETIELTLREFELVKFLAAQQGTIFSRETLLEKVWGYEYYGDVRTVDVTVRRVREKLELDPANPQYIVTKRGVGYYFNKI; this is encoded by the coding sequence TTGAGCAAAAAGATCTTAATTGTAGACGATGAGAAAAATATTGTGGACATATTGAAGTTCAATTTAAAGAAGGAAGGTTATGATACAATAGAGGCTTATGATGGGGAGGAAGCAGTTAATTTGGCACTTTCCCAAAATCCGGATCTCATTTTACTGGATATTATGCTTCCCAAAATGGATGGGTTCACTGTATGCAGAAAATTAAGACAATCCATTTCAACACCTATACTTATGCTGACTGCAAAGGAAGAGGAAGTGGATAAAGTTCTGGGACTTGAGCTGGGAGCAGATGATTATATAACAAAACCGTTTAGCCCAAGGGAACTCATGGCACGGGTCAAGGCAAACCTTAGAAGGTTGATACCCGGTGAGCAACCGGGGGAGGATACTAATTCTCACATAAACAAGTATGGAGATTTAACAATTGATATAGACAGGTATGAAATTAAGAGGGGCGAAGAAACCATAGAGCTTACTCTGCGTGAGTTTGAACTGGTGAAATTCCTCGCAGCACAGCAAGGAACCATATTTTCAAGAGAAACTCTTCTGGAAAAGGTCTGGGGCTATGAATACTACGGAGATGTAAGAACTGTTGATGTTACCGTTAGAAGAGTAAGGGAAAAACTCGAGCTGGACCCTGCAAATCCACAGTACATTGTTACTAAAAGAGGAGTCGGGTACTATTTCAATAAAATTTAG
- the yycI gene encoding two-component system regulatory protein YycI, producing the protein MDWKRAKIILIIVFTILNIVLAFAWYKNIKVEQVSQQTITNTGLIMAKNGINVECPIPKYKGKDYILQYKDSPLDKTKIADVLLGKGYVKSGNDTYTKDMNKLVFTSDSGFEYTGVGENNVKVYTDSKEGINAKFKALASKMGLPFDEFKQDYYPDTKKVNEKLLIYKGFYKGYEVFDNFIEIQVINKEMCGIKYQYNKPISITARRDINVIPVYQILITKMTKYQGIDICNVDMGFKGYTGVDKGTTTLYEGLSWRIRNTDGREFYFNARNGEEIK; encoded by the coding sequence ATGGACTGGAAAAGAGCCAAGATAATTTTAATAATAGTATTTACAATATTGAATATAGTTTTGGCTTTCGCCTGGTACAAAAACATTAAAGTTGAGCAGGTATCACAGCAAACCATAACTAACACGGGACTAATCATGGCCAAAAATGGTATAAATGTAGAATGTCCCATACCAAAATATAAAGGGAAGGATTACATACTCCAATATAAAGATAGCCCCTTAGATAAGACAAAGATAGCTGATGTACTGCTTGGAAAAGGGTATGTAAAATCAGGAAATGATACATATACAAAGGATATGAATAAGCTTGTGTTCACATCGGATTCGGGTTTTGAGTATACGGGAGTCGGTGAAAACAATGTAAAAGTTTATACCGACAGCAAAGAAGGTATCAATGCAAAATTCAAGGCATTGGCTTCTAAAATGGGTTTACCATTCGATGAATTCAAGCAGGATTACTACCCTGATACAAAAAAAGTAAATGAAAAACTATTAATTTATAAAGGATTTTATAAAGGATATGAGGTTTTTGATAATTTCATTGAAATTCAGGTAATAAATAAGGAAATGTGTGGGATAAAATATCAATATAATAAACCAATAAGTATAACTGCAAGAAGAGATATAAATGTTATTCCGGTGTATCAGATATTGATTACAAAGATGACCAAATATCAAGGTATCGACATATGCAATGTTGATATGGGCTTTAAGGGTTATACCGGGGTTGACAAGGGAACAACGACTCTTTACGAAGGGTTATCCTGGAGAATAAGAAATACTGATGGAAGAGAGTTTTATTTCAATGCACGTAATGGTGAGGAAATAAAATAA
- a CDS encoding TolC family protein: MVVKKIFGVVLLTFILMQSIVPCAAITQNKNTAISLDTAYDKAILATNQFDKIEKSLYKLTKPYGALEETHKMHKYDMKTEFNRLYDKMISGQFLQSYEQGELVMYYAVFKDSKIFENKTLKPVIYPDEFPNCDVWLQMMQLKINGETLRKGLIDGVRQLYDNLILINDSIALSEDYLKVMERELYGIEQKFKNGTASEIDFNKSRMDFQIKKLELNKQKRTKENLEFNLKKNLGLKLNTVLEIKPNEISQRELYIPSYDISLKNALLNRKEIAIPKMNKLAAQTRLPIIDKYLTYVHENEELQLTFKETVLSIDEFDNEIKVQEEFVRKDIDNIYAKISYNKKSVDIETRKYNESKKSYDKAKIQYQSGLISSTALDYSRLNCDASRLNYEKATRDLAYKISVLTAACGV, from the coding sequence ATGGTAGTAAAAAAGATTTTTGGGGTTGTACTGTTAACCTTTATTTTAATGCAGTCAATAGTACCTTGTGCGGCTATTACTCAGAATAAAAATACGGCAATAAGTTTGGACACCGCGTACGACAAGGCTATTTTAGCCACAAACCAATTTGATAAGATTGAGAAAAGCTTATATAAACTAACAAAGCCTTATGGTGCATTAGAAGAGACACACAAAATGCATAAGTATGATATGAAGACAGAGTTTAATAGGTTATACGATAAAATGATAAGCGGCCAATTTCTTCAGTCTTATGAACAGGGGGAGTTGGTAATGTACTATGCAGTATTTAAAGACTCTAAAATATTTGAAAATAAGACCTTAAAACCTGTGATATACCCTGATGAATTTCCAAACTGCGATGTTTGGCTGCAAATGATGCAGCTAAAAATAAATGGAGAGACCCTAAGAAAAGGGTTAATCGATGGAGTGAGGCAACTATATGACAATTTGATTTTAATTAATGATTCGATTGCTTTATCTGAAGATTATCTAAAAGTTATGGAGCGTGAACTATATGGAATCGAACAGAAATTCAAAAATGGAACAGCTTCAGAAATAGATTTTAATAAATCTAGAATGGATTTTCAAATTAAAAAGTTGGAATTAAATAAACAGAAAAGAACAAAAGAAAATCTTGAGTTCAATTTGAAAAAAAATCTCGGACTGAAGCTAAATACTGTTTTAGAAATTAAACCTAATGAAATATCACAAAGAGAATTGTATATACCATCTTACGATATCAGCCTAAAAAATGCATTGCTTAACAGGAAAGAAATAGCAATTCCCAAAATGAATAAACTTGCTGCTCAGACACGGCTACCGATAATTGATAAATATTTGACTTATGTACATGAAAACGAAGAACTACAATTGACTTTTAAGGAAACGGTGCTTAGTATTGATGAGTTTGATAATGAAATAAAGGTTCAGGAGGAGTTTGTAAGAAAAGATATCGACAATATCTATGCAAAAATTTCTTACAACAAAAAGAGTGTTGATATTGAAACAAGAAAATATAACGAAAGCAAAAAAAGCTATGACAAAGCAAAAATTCAGTATCAGTCAGGCCTGATAAGCAGTACTGCATTGGATTATTCAAGACTTAACTGTGATGCAAGCAGACTCAATTATGAGAAGGCTACTCGTGACCTGGCATATAAGATAAGTGTCTTAACCGCCGCATGCGGAGTTTAA
- a CDS encoding ATP-binding protein, protein MKFWKGFLRLLSSLQWKLVYIFISMCIILVSVVYVVINTGLQNIYYDSFANSIETGYKNWIDVRGGVPEANQKLTEYFTEGGDTQFFGANSSFLGMTVIDLTKIQTSTGGILYSSEKGYTDDPEAFANNIKTSESLMSIWAGNQPQKNESLIKGPNGKYFEYIKKPKDNLIFYFTYQEEAWLPILEKFNYLILTSALIAVFLSLLLGYMLSKTITSPIISVMHKAEKVAEGDFGEQLAVKSEDEIGNLTRTFNYMSSELKKTLSEISSEKNKVETILNYMADGVIAFDLKGMAIHANPAATKLLGSDVVNSPFKEFAVKVGLDVRIEDIVYFEESPVRESDTILNDMYVKVYFAVFTDTNKKPEGIIVVLHDDTEQQKLDSMRREFVANVSHELRTPITSIKSYTETLLEGAMEDQETSKRFLCVIDSEADRMTRLVKDLLQLSRLDNQQMNWKMECVSLDTIVKTIVERLQIEAQRKHQKLDSYVIGDIPAISADKDRMEQVIVNLISNSIKYTSEYGEITVYVGIIYNDIYVKVTDTGIGIPSESLPRVFERFYRVDKARSRDMGGTGLGLSIAKEIVQAHGGTINISSEIGKGTEVTVKLPREV, encoded by the coding sequence ATGAAATTTTGGAAAGGGTTTTTAAGGCTTCTCAGCAGTCTGCAGTGGAAGCTTGTATACATTTTCATTTCAATGTGTATTATTCTGGTTTCCGTAGTATATGTGGTTATTAATACCGGGCTTCAGAATATATATTATGACAGCTTTGCAAACAGCATAGAAACAGGATATAAAAACTGGATAGATGTAAGAGGCGGAGTTCCAGAAGCCAATCAAAAGCTTACGGAGTATTTTACCGAAGGTGGGGATACCCAGTTCTTTGGTGCAAATTCCTCCTTCTTGGGAATGACAGTTATTGACTTAACAAAGATACAGACTTCTACCGGAGGAATCCTTTATTCATCTGAGAAGGGTTATACGGACGATCCTGAGGCGTTTGCAAATAATATTAAGACCAGTGAAAGTCTTATGTCTATTTGGGCAGGAAATCAACCCCAGAAAAACGAGAGTTTAATCAAAGGCCCTAATGGTAAGTACTTTGAATATATAAAAAAACCAAAAGACAATTTGATTTTTTACTTTACGTATCAGGAAGAAGCATGGCTGCCAATATTGGAGAAGTTTAACTATCTGATACTTACCAGTGCGCTTATAGCAGTGTTTTTGTCGTTGCTTCTGGGGTACATGCTTTCAAAGACTATTACGTCTCCTATAATAAGTGTAATGCATAAGGCTGAAAAAGTGGCCGAAGGAGATTTTGGCGAGCAGTTGGCAGTTAAATCGGAAGATGAAATAGGAAATCTCACAAGAACCTTCAACTACATGTCCTCTGAGCTTAAGAAGACATTGTCCGAGATATCAAGTGAGAAGAACAAAGTAGAGACCATACTTAACTACATGGCTGATGGCGTAATAGCCTTTGATCTAAAAGGAATGGCTATTCATGCTAACCCGGCAGCAACCAAGCTTTTAGGCAGTGATGTGGTAAACAGTCCTTTCAAAGAATTTGCCGTTAAGGTAGGTCTGGATGTAAGAATTGAAGATATCGTTTATTTTGAAGAATCACCTGTGAGGGAATCAGATACTATTTTAAACGATATGTATGTAAAGGTGTATTTTGCTGTATTTACAGATACCAACAAAAAACCGGAAGGTATTATAGTAGTACTTCATGATGATACTGAGCAGCAAAAACTGGATAGTATGAGGCGGGAATTTGTGGCAAATGTTTCACATGAACTTCGTACTCCTATTACTTCAATAAAAAGCTACACCGAGACACTTTTGGAAGGTGCCATGGAGGATCAGGAAACATCAAAACGTTTTCTTTGTGTAATTGATTCCGAAGCGGACAGAATGACCAGATTGGTAAAGGATTTGCTTCAGTTGTCCAGACTTGATAATCAGCAGATGAACTGGAAAATGGAATGTGTATCTTTGGATACAATTGTAAAAACAATTGTAGAAAGATTGCAGATTGAAGCACAAAGAAAGCATCAAAAGCTTGATAGCTATGTAATAGGAGATATTCCTGCAATAAGTGCTGATAAGGACAGGATGGAACAAGTTATAGTAAACCTTATAAGCAACTCAATTAAGTATACCTCTGAGTATGGTGAAATAACGGTGTATGTTGGTATTATCTACAACGATATATATGTAAAAGTTACGGACACGGGTATAGGAATTCCCAGTGAGTCCTTACCAAGAGTCTTTGAGCGGTTCTACAGAGTAGACAAGGCAAGGTCAAGAGATATGGGAGGTACTGGGTTAGGTCTTTCTATTGCCAAGGAAATAGTTCAGGCACACGGAGGTACTATCAATATTTCCAGTGAAATAGGTAAAGGTACGGAGGTAACAGTTAAGTTACCGCGTGAAGTGTAA
- a CDS encoding TolC family protein — protein MKKIMNSVIAITIVISVLIASSCAVSAAPIDKKVTLGQALEVVSKNNSIQLFENQIANAQKRLDYAKRKAEIADDSWNTDDERAEVKKVKELIPVQKKDALSILLLQKNEKISSLKIDTTKAYFEYLFTEEKMSSQINSINRLNNKLKILKDQVAAGSQLKSVVEETEVAIKTAEQQKDLIERDLSSLAIDLNSLLGRPLLSNINLAKQDVPMYEANNIDTKEILSDRESKSSSILKALNDWNEAKIEYKIINFSSTKMIPDGLEEAEDKLLIAEYDYNKLLLDEENNVMTEYNELLNLRDDIDIKEMESNFNKKQMDITKAKYNNGYINIITYNDSIQKYEDSVIAYKRAKLDYYLASEKFHK, from the coding sequence ATGAAGAAAATTATGAATTCTGTAATTGCAATTACCATAGTTATATCAGTACTGATAGCCTCGTCATGTGCGGTTAGTGCGGCACCCATAGATAAAAAGGTAACTTTGGGACAGGCACTGGAAGTTGTTTCAAAGAATAATTCTATACAGCTTTTTGAAAACCAGATAGCGAATGCTCAAAAAAGGCTTGATTACGCAAAAAGAAAAGCTGAAATAGCAGATGATTCATGGAACACAGATGATGAAAGAGCAGAGGTGAAAAAAGTTAAGGAGTTAATTCCAGTTCAAAAAAAAGATGCTTTATCAATATTGTTATTACAGAAAAATGAAAAAATATCATCTTTGAAGATAGATACTACAAAAGCATATTTTGAGTACTTATTTACAGAGGAAAAGATGAGTAGCCAGATAAATTCCATAAACAGACTTAACAACAAGTTGAAAATTCTTAAAGATCAAGTTGCAGCCGGCAGTCAATTAAAGTCTGTAGTTGAAGAAACAGAAGTAGCAATTAAAACAGCAGAACAGCAAAAGGATTTGATAGAAAGAGATTTAAGTAGTTTAGCTATAGATTTGAATTCATTGCTTGGCAGACCTTTATTGAGTAACATAAATTTAGCAAAGCAGGATGTCCCAATGTATGAGGCTAATAATATTGATACTAAAGAGATATTATCTGACAGGGAGTCTAAAAGTTCTTCAATATTAAAAGCACTTAATGATTGGAACGAAGCAAAAATTGAATATAAAATTATAAATTTCAGCTCCACAAAGATGATTCCGGATGGTTTGGAAGAAGCTGAGGATAAGCTGCTAATTGCGGAGTATGATTACAATAAGCTTTTACTGGATGAAGAAAATAATGTTATGACAGAATATAATGAGCTTTTGAATTTAAGAGATGATATCGACATTAAAGAGATGGAGTCAAATTTTAATAAAAAGCAGATGGATATTACAAAAGCTAAATATAATAATGGATATATAAATATTATTACATATAATGATTCAATCCAAAAATATGAAGATTCAGTTATAGCATATAAACGTGCTAAACTTGATTATTATCTTGCATCAGAAAAATTCCATAAATAA
- a CDS encoding S-layer homology domain-containing protein, with protein MNKRRILAMILTICIITASVSMTFAAETGAVTDVIAKAQALNKLGMLAGDGKGNYSLESNLKRSEAATFIVKLMGKSKEVADKSSQYINTGFDDIKTTDWFSAYVGFCKENDVISGIGNNKFGPNSNVTEKAFLTMTMKALGYTSDDFNWNSVYQKAYDIGLVTGNDYNGKTQDNVNYTRAEVVNIMYTALTLKVKDSDNTLLKQLVNEGKLEPKVVADSGLSDDKLPVEISKVSVQSSQWIKIELNEPIKQLKDTDISVYENLKWTALSAKIISQTDKEIRIKTDAQKAGIEYVIKISNLLDEDNNYVKEIKSKFIGFENKAVKSDLFKISKIEQVSASDIAIYFTHPININAEQPDCYSILKSDETLIEGNKNNISVKVMDGKSDAVILRVKNFTFSQDVEYTVKIKGSLISSYGTYLGQESGDQMNFIAKSIASESFKLVGLVPLNTKSIQLDFNKPINKVTAEQVFSYYITELTIGTPVQIIKATTTSNTYGTDCAVVLTIAGNFDIKKAYGLMINSVSDATKQNKIEEQSYSFNPTDKAISDMKIASIAPIDLNSVSISFDRKLNPKTAEDITNYSVLCLNNTSYNISPVKAVYSSESPNTVKLYFSYNKPMTAGYMYKVRILNTLQDYTGTALTAPLEYTYIANNALKTKPEIIKAAFIAKDTIKITLNKDIALDVPNILTSNYYIQMIGDDNANKMPLAITYIDTNTIVLRFDKIDFSKQFYLKYNEIKDITGETYSGDQVNTAIVIGE; from the coding sequence ATGAACAAAAGAAGAATATTAGCGATGATTTTGACAATATGTATAATTACAGCATCCGTATCAATGACTTTTGCAGCTGAAACCGGTGCAGTTACCGATGTTATTGCTAAAGCTCAGGCGTTAAACAAGCTTGGAATGCTGGCTGGTGACGGTAAAGGAAATTATAGTCTGGAATCAAATTTAAAAAGAAGCGAGGCTGCTACATTTATTGTAAAGCTAATGGGCAAGAGCAAGGAGGTAGCAGATAAAAGTAGTCAATACATAAATACAGGGTTTGATGACATAAAGACTACTGACTGGTTTTCAGCATATGTTGGTTTTTGTAAAGAGAATGATGTTATCAGTGGAATAGGTAATAATAAATTTGGTCCCAATTCCAATGTCACTGAAAAGGCCTTCTTAACTATGACAATGAAAGCTCTTGGTTATACTAGCGATGATTTTAACTGGAACAGCGTATATCAAAAGGCATATGACATAGGCTTGGTAACCGGTAATGACTATAATGGAAAAACACAGGATAATGTTAATTATACAAGAGCAGAAGTTGTAAATATTATGTATACTGCATTGACACTTAAAGTAAAAGACTCAGATAATACATTGCTTAAACAGCTTGTAAATGAAGGGAAGTTAGAACCAAAGGTTGTTGCTGATTCCGGACTGTCAGATGATAAGTTGCCTGTTGAAATATCAAAGGTTTCCGTACAAAGTAGTCAGTGGATTAAAATTGAGTTGAATGAACCCATAAAGCAATTAAAGGATACAGATATATCAGTATATGAAAATTTGAAATGGACAGCGCTTTCAGCAAAGATAATATCACAGACAGATAAGGAAATCAGGATAAAAACGGATGCTCAGAAAGCAGGAATTGAGTATGTAATAAAAATATCAAATTTATTAGATGAAGATAATAATTACGTAAAGGAAATAAAAAGTAAATTTATTGGATTTGAAAACAAGGCAGTTAAGTCAGATTTATTTAAGATTAGTAAGATTGAGCAAGTATCTGCAAGTGACATTGCTATATATTTTACTCATCCTATAAATATAAATGCAGAGCAACCTGATTGTTATTCAATTTTAAAATCCGATGAGACGTTAATTGAAGGTAATAAAAATAATATATCTGTTAAGGTTATGGATGGCAAGTCTGATGCTGTAATACTAAGAGTAAAGAATTTTACTTTTAGTCAGGACGTAGAATACACAGTGAAAATAAAAGGTTCTCTGATTAGTTCCTATGGAACTTATCTTGGTCAGGAATCCGGAGATCAGATGAATTTTATTGCAAAGTCTATCGCCAGTGAGTCATTTAAGTTGGTTGGGCTGGTTCCTTTAAATACCAAGTCAATACAGTTGGATTTTAATAAACCAATTAATAAGGTGACTGCGGAACAGGTTTTCAGCTACTATATAACAGAATTAACTATAGGGACACCAGTACAGATTATAAAGGCTACTACTACCAGTAATACATATGGTACAGATTGCGCAGTCGTTTTAACAATTGCAGGTAATTTTGACATAAAAAAAGCATATGGACTGATGATAAATAGTGTAAGTGATGCAACCAAGCAAAATAAGATAGAAGAACAGTCATACTCTTTCAATCCTACTGACAAAGCTATAAGTGATATGAAGATTGCTTCAATAGCACCTATAGACTTGAATAGTGTTTCAATATCCTTTGACAGGAAGCTGAATCCTAAAACAGCTGAGGATATAACAAATTACTCTGTTCTTTGCCTTAATAATACTTCATACAATATCAGCCCGGTGAAAGCGGTATACTCAAGTGAGTCTCCTAATACTGTTAAACTGTATTTTTCATATAATAAGCCTATGACAGCAGGATATATGTATAAAGTAAGGATACTGAACACATTGCAGGACTATACTGGAACCGCTCTGACTGCACCATTGGAGTATACATATATCGCAAACAACGCATTAAAAACAAAGCCCGAGATTATTAAAGCTGCCTTCATAGCAAAGGATACAATTAAAATTACTTTGAACAAAGACATTGCTCTGGATGTACCCAATATATTAACCAGTAATTATTACATTCAGATGATAGGCGATGATAATGCAAATAAAATGCCTTTGGCAATAACGTACATTGATACTAATACAATTGTATTGCGATTTGATAAGATTGATTTTTCCAAGCAATTTTATTTGAAATACAATGAAATAAAGGACATCACGGGAGAGACGTATTCAGGTGACCAAGTTAATACAGCAATTGTAATTGGAGAATAA